From Carya illinoinensis cultivar Pawnee chromosome 5, C.illinoinensisPawnee_v1, whole genome shotgun sequence, one genomic window encodes:
- the LOC122310011 gene encoding replication protein A 70 kDa DNA-binding subunit D-like, translating into MRTVYTSIKDITPSTRDWKIKIIVAKKSPKRTGQRSPVKYQSLTLIDPKENQLQATIFDKDIDSRQDTLHIFQSYYISNAYVKSLDPKYRIETYEYQWILNSKTIIEEVPKDEGQLEPPKYQLIPFNELDAYKNLIAEIGLSLSSRPKSKFMINPVIPEATSLQEWAAINDLLLKSIIAKNLTHPSASLSSVGIREIIKNCDVAEFIKSLQPMTKTKFWINAKIIVVDLRKIFFYMSCIGCNKGTEYDYNDTFLCYHCKHESISQPHCRAYVELDDNTGRLSAVMFGEVVEEAFGCSAVELMNHTGDEHLSYIENLVAQVSQKEWKIELLADLDQLNQKQFKNFNVVSINAVQDDTK; encoded by the exons ATGCGGACGGTTTATACATCAATAAAAGATATCACTCCAAGTACAAGAGActggaaaatcaaaataattgtgGCAAAAAAGTCACCCAAACGAACAGGCCAACGCTCACCAGTGAAGTACCAAAGCCTAACATTGATTGATCCAAAg gAAAATCAGCTGCAAGCTACAATATTTGATAAAGATATTGACTCGCGACAAGATACTTTGCACATTTTCCAGTCATATTACATCAGTAATGCATATGTGAAGTCATTGGATCCAAAGTATAGAATTGAAACATATGAATATCAATGGATCTTGAATTCTAAAACGATAATTGAGGAAGTTCCAAAGGATGAAGGACAATTGGAGCCACCAAAGTACCAACTCATTCCATTCAATGAATTAGATGCCTACAAGAATTTAATTGCAGAAATAG GATTATCTCTATCATCACGTCCGAAAAGTAAATTTATGATCAATCCTGTTATTCCTGAGGCAACTTCATTGCAAGAGTG ggcagcgattaatgatttattactcAAGAGTATTATTGCAAAAAACTTGACACACCCATCTGCATCTTTATCTTCTGTTGGCATTCGGGAAATAATCAAGAATTGTGATGTTGCTGAATTCATCAAAAGTTTGCAACCCATGACG aaaacaaaattttggataAATGCGAAGATAATTGTGGTTGATTTGcgcaagatatttttttacatgtcatGTATTGGCTGTAATAAAGGAACTGAATATGATTACAATGATACATTTCTTTGTTACCATTGCAAACACGAAAGCATTTCCCAACCACA CTGCCGAGCATATGTTGAACTCGACGATAATACAGGAAGACTATCTGCTGTTATGTTTGGTGAAGTTGTAGAAGAAGCATTCGGTTGTTCAGCAGTTGAGCTTATGAATCATACTGGAGAT GAACATTTgtcatatatagaaaatcttGTGGCACAAGTTTCACAGAAAGAGTGGAAGATTGAACTTCTTGCAGACCTCGATCAACTCAACCAAAAGCAgttcaagaatttcaatgtcGTCTCTATTAATGCTGTACAGGATGACACAAAATGA